Genomic window (Arcobacter aquimarinus):
AGATGAAATAAATGATGAAGAGATTTGTGATATTGTTTTAGAAATTACAAATATACTATCTTCTTCAACTATTAGTAAATTAGCAGAAGATATTGATACAAATGTATCTTTTTCTGCACCAATAATAAAAAGTTTAACATCAATAAACGAATTAAATAATCTATTTATTACTAAATATGAAAAGGTTATTATAATTTCTACTCAACTAAATTTTGAAGATTTAAATATTCATGCTGAACTATTTATTTTTACAACTGATAACTCTATTTTGTATATAAAAGAAAAATTAAATAAAATATTGGATGAACTTTGAAACTAGATAATAACAAATTTGATATTATATGTAATACTGTAGATAATGGAATTATATTAATCAACAAAAATTTAGAGGTACAATTTTGGAATAAATGGCTAGAAATTAGAACAGGCATTAATTCTAGTGATATTGTTGGAAATAATCTATTAAATTTTTACCCAAATATTGATGAGAAAAAATTAGTAAGAAAAATTACTACTGCTTTAAAACTAAACTCTTCAACTTTCTATACTCCACAAATTAGTAAATTTCTTGTAGATATAGAACTTGGAAAAGTTGCTGATAAAGTTTTTGATAATATGCAACAAAGTATCACAATAACTCCTCTTGATTTAGAAAATGAATTAGTTATTATTTATGTTTATGATGTAACTTTGTTATCAGAAATAAATTTTAAGTTAAATGAAGTAAAAGAGAAAGTTGAAGAAAAAAATGAAGAATTAAAACTTTTATTTGATACAACTATGGAAGCAATTATAGTATTTAAAGATAATAAAATTATAGATTGTAATCAAGTTGCTATTGATTTATTTTCATTCTCTTCAAAAAAATCTCTTTTAGATAAAAATTTTGAGCAAATTATAAATAATAAAAATATTTTAGAAAAAACAAGTGATAAACCCTTTGAAACAACTATTCATAAAGAAGATGGAGCTTCTTTTAAAGCATTAATTAATATAAAAGATAATACTTTTAAATCTCAAACCTTTAAAATATTAACAATTGTAGATATAAGTGATATAAAAAGAAAAGAAACTCTATTAGCAGAACAATCAAAACTTGCTGCTATGGGAGAAATGATTGGTAATATTGCTCATCAATGGAGACAACCTTTAAATATTATTTCGATAACTGCTTCAAGTACAAAGTTAAAAAAAGAGATAGGTTTATTAACGGATAAAGTTTTAATTGATGCTTTAAAACTTATTTCAGATACAACTGAACATCTATCTAATACAATTGATGTATTCAAAGATTTCTTAAAAGAAGACAAAGAAAAATCTTTATTTAATTTATCTCAAAATATTCAAAATAATATCTCTTTAATTGAAACTATACTAAATGAAAATAAAATAAAAATCCAATTAGATTTAGATAATGACATATACTTATATAATTATTCTAATGAATTTAGTCAAGCTTTTATAAACATACTAAATAATGCAAGTGATGCAATTAGTTTAAATTTATCTCAAGATGAATTAAGATTAATAAGAATATCTACAAAACAGGAAAATAACAAAATTATTATATCAATAGTTGATAATGCAGGTGGTATAGACAAAAATATTATAAATAAGATATTTGAGCCATATTTTACAACTAAACATAAATTCCAAGGAACAGGTTTAGGTCTTTATATGACTCATAAAATTATAAAAACAAGTATGAAGGGTAAAATAACCGTTTTAAATGAAACCTTTACTTACGAGGATAAACTCTATACAGGAGCTGCATTTAAAATTATCTTAGCAAGTCATACTTGATTGACATAGACTCAACCTTTTGATATAATTTTATTTTTAAAAATTTAAAAATTATATAAATACAAATAGGATTTAAAATGGCAAAAAGTTTATATGAAACATTAGAAATAAATGAAAATGCATCAGCAGATGAGATAAAAAAAGCTTATAGAAAATTAGCAAGGAAATATCATCCTGATGTAAATAAAGATCCAAAGGCAGAAGAAAAATTCAAAGAAATAAACGCTGCATACGAAGTTTTAAGTAATCCAGAAAAAAAACAACAATATGACCAATATGGAGATTCTATGTTTGGTGGTCAAAATTTTCATGATTTTGCAAGAAATCAAGGTTCAAATGTAGACTTAGATGAAATTCTAAGACAAATGTTTGGACAAAGTGGAGGATTTGGACGTTCTGGTTTCTCTCAAGGAGGTTTTGGTGGATTTGGAGGGTTTAGTGAACCTGACTTAGATACAAATGCTCAAATAACTATTCCTTTTGATGTAGCTGTTCTTGGAGGAAAACAACATATTAGTTTAAACAATGATTCTTTTGATGTAAAAATTCCTGAAGGAATAGAAGATGGTCAAAAAATTAGAGCAAAAGGAAAAGGAAAATCTTATCAAGGACAAAAAGGTGATTTGATTTTAAAAATTAATATAGCTCAAAGTCCTGAATATACAAGAGAAAATGATACATTAACTAAATATTTTGATGTTCCTTTGAAAATAGCTTTATTTGGTGGAAAAATTGAAATTAAAACGATTCATAAAGATATAACTCTAAAAATCCCACAAAATACAAAACAAAATCAAAAATTTAGAGTTAAAGAACTAGGTGTTTTAAATAGAAAATCTGGAATAAAAGGTGATTTATATTTGAAAGCAAATATTATTTTACCTAAGATTGAAGATTTAGATGAAGATTTTGTAAAAATACTTGAAACAAAACTTCCTGAAAAATAAAAGGTTATTAATATGGAAACAAATAGTTACATTGAACCCGTATATCTAATCTCAGCAGTTGCTGAGATTTTAAATATTCATCCCCAAACACTAAGACAATATGAAAGAGAAGGACTGATTAAACCTTCACGAACAAATGGAAAAATAAGACTCTATTCTCAAAAAGATATTGATAATATTAAATATGTTTTAACTCTAACTAGAGAATTAGGAGTGAATTTGGCTGGTGTAGACATAATATTACAACTAAATAAAAAAATAGAAGAATTAGAAAAAGATATTTTTGTTTACAAAAATAAAATAAAAAGTATAAATAGTTTATCAGTTGTTCCAGATACAAAAGCATTAGTTGTTCAAAAAACATCTTTAGATATGGTTATAGTTAAAAAATCTTAAAAAATATGGCGACCCCAGCAAGATTCGAACTTGCGTGTTTAGGAGGAAATCCTAACGTCCTTGGCCACTAGACGACAGGGTCAAATTTAAGAGGAATATTATATTTTAGTTTGTGTTTGTTTTTGCTTAAAACTTCTGTATTATCGTAACTTTAAGCTTCGTTTTTTTGATAATTTTATTATAGTTGATGCTTTTGTTTCATAAAAACCTCTATTATCTTCTACAATTATCTCTGCTCCATTTTGTGCAAAGTCTCTTTCAAACTTTTCAGTGGTTTTATTTGCAGAAGTAGAATACAAAACACCAAATTTATAAATAAAATTGTAAAAATCTGAATTCTTATCTACTACTC
Coding sequences:
- a CDS encoding chemotaxis protein CheX, producing the protein MKSNINLTEDEKDCLQELMNIAYGSATAAITEILNSFAKLSIPKIQIIDAIELKPYLAKELNLNEEHLVSLQQINGTISGENMFVINKKSAKNIAFKFGLEEDEINDEEICDIVLEITNILSSSTISKLAEDIDTNVSFSAPIIKSLTSINELNNLFITKYEKVIIISTQLNFEDLNIHAELFIFTTDNSILYIKEKLNKILDEL
- a CDS encoding ATP-binding protein, giving the protein MKLDNNKFDIICNTVDNGIILINKNLEVQFWNKWLEIRTGINSSDIVGNNLLNFYPNIDEKKLVRKITTALKLNSSTFYTPQISKFLVDIELGKVADKVFDNMQQSITITPLDLENELVIIYVYDVTLLSEINFKLNEVKEKVEEKNEELKLLFDTTMEAIIVFKDNKIIDCNQVAIDLFSFSSKKSLLDKNFEQIINNKNILEKTSDKPFETTIHKEDGASFKALINIKDNTFKSQTFKILTIVDISDIKRKETLLAEQSKLAAMGEMIGNIAHQWRQPLNIISITASSTKLKKEIGLLTDKVLIDALKLISDTTEHLSNTIDVFKDFLKEDKEKSLFNLSQNIQNNISLIETILNENKIKIQLDLDNDIYLYNYSNEFSQAFINILNNASDAISLNLSQDELRLIRISTKQENNKIIISIVDNAGGIDKNIINKIFEPYFTTKHKFQGTGLGLYMTHKIIKTSMKGKITVLNETFTYEDKLYTGAAFKIILASHT
- a CDS encoding DnaJ C-terminal domain-containing protein, with protein sequence MAKSLYETLEINENASADEIKKAYRKLARKYHPDVNKDPKAEEKFKEINAAYEVLSNPEKKQQYDQYGDSMFGGQNFHDFARNQGSNVDLDEILRQMFGQSGGFGRSGFSQGGFGGFGGFSEPDLDTNAQITIPFDVAVLGGKQHISLNNDSFDVKIPEGIEDGQKIRAKGKGKSYQGQKGDLILKINIAQSPEYTRENDTLTKYFDVPLKIALFGGKIEIKTIHKDITLKIPQNTKQNQKFRVKELGVLNRKSGIKGDLYLKANIILPKIEDLDEDFVKILETKLPEK
- a CDS encoding heat shock protein transcriptional repressor HspR, which produces METNSYIEPVYLISAVAEILNIHPQTLRQYEREGLIKPSRTNGKIRLYSQKDIDNIKYVLTLTRELGVNLAGVDIILQLNKKIEELEKDIFVYKNKIKSINSLSVVPDTKALVVQKTSLDMVIVKKS